In Sphingomonas sp. JUb134, the sequence GCGCCGGGCGCACCGAATGCTGTCGATGCCAACACCGACGCCAGGGAGAGCGCCCAGATGCGGCACCCAGCACGTACGCGCCCACGTCGATTTCGCATCGCTTCCTCCTGAGCCTCCGCCCAGACCTTAGGGAAGCCCTGTACCGCGGCCATCAGGATCACCCCGCAGGTCGCGGACGGAACGTATCCGACGTCAGGCGAGAAGGCGGGTCAGGGCACGGACCACTTCCGCCGCGCGCATCGGCTTGCGGCAAACGGGAATCTTGCGGTGCGCATGGGGGAGCGCCGGCAGATCGAGCCCGGTGACGAACAGGATGGGCACTTTCCGCTTGGCCAGCGCATCGGCGACCGAGAAACTCTGGCTGCCGTTCAGATCGATGTCGAGGATCGCTGCGTCCGGGTAATCGCGTTTTAGGAGAAGCGCGAGTGCTTCCTCCACATGGGAGGCCGGGCCCAGTACGCGGCCGCCGGCCTGCTCGATCGCCGCGCACAAATCCTCTGCGATGAAGTAACTATCTTCCAGGACAAGGACCACCCGGCCGCGAAGGACGTCTCGGATCATGATCAGGATCGCGCTTGCGGGCCGGCGTCGAGCGG encodes:
- a CDS encoding response regulator, translating into MIRDVLRGRVVLVLEDSYFIAEDLCAAIEQAGGRVLGPASHVEEALALLLKRDYPDAAILDIDLNGSQSFSVADALAKRKVPILFVTGLDLPALPHAHRKIPVCRKPMRAAEVVRALTRLLA